In Lodderomyces elongisporus chromosome 1, complete sequence, a genomic segment contains:
- the CKB1 gene encoding casein kinase 2 regulatory subunit — protein MPSDLEDEYVPWIQQFCELFGHDYFVQVSQDFIEDDFNLTGLSSQVPFYREALYTILDYQVETAEDHANNTTTTMAANPSCSNNHNNSANMSANNNNNNESSRGGASMASKSKVSTTTPDLPNKALLMRSAELLYGLIHARYIVSKQGLTAMASKFEKNDFGSCPRYFCDGMHLIPVGSTDIPGQETVRLYCPCCNDIYLPSSSRYLNIDGAYFGTTFPGLLVKMFPEIENQCRIRINKFSQNDFGLKLFGFKINELSSTGPRMKWLRMHPKTLEEKKEYDFCEYSVPKLAFDGEDDDDEEEDDDDDDEMEDDDDEEDEGQNDDDKTMASE, from the coding sequence ATGCCCAGTGACCTTGAGGATGAATACGTTCCGTGGATCCAACAGTTCTGTGAATTATTTGGCCACGATTACTTCGTACAGGTATCACAAGATTTCATTGAAGATGACTTTAACTTGACTGGTCTCTCGCTGCAGGTTCCATTCTATAGAGAAGCCTTATACACAATACTAGACTACCAAGTCGAAACGGCTGAAGACCATGCAAACAACACAACTACCACCATGGCAGCAAACCCATCCTGCAGCAATAATCACAATAACAGCGCAAATATGAGCgcgaacaacaacaacaacaatgagTCTTCTCGGGGTGGTGCATCAATGGCATCGAAATCAAAAGTGTCTACCACGACTCCCGACTTGCCAAATAAGGCTTTGTTGATGCGTCTGGCTGAATTGTTGTATGGATTAATCCATGCGCGCTACATAGTCTCAAAACAAGGTCTCACGGCCATGGCATCGAAGTTTGAAAAGAACGATTTTGGCTCTTGTCCTCGATACTTTTGCGATGGAATGCACCTAATACCTGTTGGATCCACAGATATACCTGGTCAGGAGACTGTGCGATTATACTGCCCTTGTTGCAATGACATATACTTGCCTTCAAGCTCGAGGTACCTAAATATTGACGGTGCATACTTTGGCACAACGTTTCCGGGGCTCTTGGTAAAGATGTTTCCCGAAATCGAGAACCAGTGTCGGATAAGAATAAATAAGTTTAGTCAGAATGATTTTGGATTGAAATTATTCGGattcaaaatcaatgaGTTGAGCTCAACCGGACCGAGAATGAAGTGGTTAAGGATGCATCCAAAGACTttagaggaaaagaaagaatacgATTTTTGCGAGTATAGTGTACCTAAGTTGGCGTTTGATGgtgaggatgatgatgatgaggaggaggatgacgatgatgatgacgaaatggaagatgatgatgatgaagaagatgaaggccaaaatgatgatgataaaacAATGGCAAGCGAATAA
- the CWC24 gene encoding RNA-splicing factor: protein MFKKRAVKDFGNDKNKTDSSSTGGKRKVDFHNDILESTAESTDLPTFKKRSKLNETLTTPASISKERIIANIQPSPRGATTDIESKNSTALVADEPTISAKPTGSRRGSSLKPLAENIKVTTITDFQPDVCKDFLQTGYCGYGDTCKFLHVRDESRQKKTIIREWENVAKKGKYGSTLSTSAKYTPSSVQSLHQQQQQQQVLVKDLQPFKCPICKKDYKNPIKTQCGHLACKSCFLDRYKKQRKVGCFICNKDVEGVMIPVSQKELEKLING from the coding sequence ATGTTTAAGAAAAGAGCTGTCAAAGATTTTGGTAACGACAAGAATAAGACTGATAGTAGTAGCACAGGCGGGAAAAGGAAGGTTGATTTCCACAATGATATTTTAGAATCAACTGCTGAATCTACGGATTTACCTACTTTCAAAAAGAGATCAAAATTAAATGAAACACTCACCACACCAGCATCGATATCAAAAGAACGCATAATAGCAAACATTCAGCCACTGCCGAGAGGCGCCACAACTGATATCGAGTCAAAGAACTCTACAGCTCTTGTTGCTGATGAACCGACCATCTCTGCCAAACCCACTGGCTCTAGGAGAGGCTCATCGCTAAAACCGTTGGCGGAGAATATCAAAGTGACAACAATCACCGATTTTCAACCTGATGTATGTAAGGATTTCTTGCAAACAGGTTACTGTGGATATGGAGACACATGTAAGTTTCTCCATGTTAGAGACGAATCTCGacagaagaagacgatTATAAGAGAATGGGAGAATGTGGCAAAGAAGGGGAAATATGGGTCAACTTTATCAACGCTGGCTAAATATACTCCTTCTCTGGTGCAATCAttacatcaacaacaacaacaacaacaagtatTGGTGAAAGATCTCCAACCGTTCAAGTGTCCCATATGCAAGAAGGATTACAAAAACCCTATAAAAACACAGTGTGGACATCTAGCATGTAAACTGTGTTTCTTGGATCGgtataaaaaacaaagaaaagtgggTTGTTTTATTTGTAACAAGGACGTCGAGGGGGTAATGATTCCTGTACtgcaaaaagaattggaaaagCTCATAAATGGGTAA
- a CDS encoding uncharacterized protein (BUSCO:EOG09264XM2): MVLSCKHLTRIAQVSFVRAYALTASATPSYFHLFPKSFPQGGPPGDPFQIKESQLRREYRNLQSIAHPDRSNSNVESAELNKAFTTLRNPYLRLAHIINLKRGVDITDDSVSKAMIKRYQTESVDNGLEYKELLMQVMEAHEQLELANSEEELEETERENEQRIEEAEEKIEQELKKGEDDSIDWDELIMDAIKLKYWVNIQNGIKEWAPDKPVHLTH, translated from the coding sequence ATGGTACTTAGTTGCAAACATCTCACTCGGATTGCACAAGTAAGCTTTGTTCGCGCATATGCTTTGACGGCGTCCGCTACGCCTTCATATTTTCATCTATTCCCCAAATCATTTCCCCAGGGAGGTCCGCCAGGAGACCCATTTCAAATCAAAGAATCTCAATTGCGTCGCGAGTATCGAAATTTACAGAGTATTGCACATCCTGACCGTTCCAACAGTAATGTAGAGTCAGCAGAATTAAACAAAGCGTTTACTACTCTACGCAACCCTTATTTGCGATTGGCGCATATAATCAACTTGAAACGCGGAGTCGATATCACTGACGATTCAGTGAGCAAGGCAATGATTAAACGGTATCAGACAGAAAGCGTAGATAATGGATTGGAGTACAAGGAGCTCCTCATGCAAGTTATGGAAGCACACGAACAATTGGAATTGGCTAATCTGGAAGAAGAATTGGAAGAAACTGAGAGGGAAAACGAGCAACGTattgaagaagcagaagagaAGATTGAGCAAGAACTTAAAAAAGGAGAGGACGATAGTATTGACTGGGATGAATTGATTATGGATGCTATAAAGTTAAAATACTGGGTAAATATACAGAATGGGATAAAAGAATGGGCACCCGATAAACCCGTGCACTTGACGCATTGA
- the LIP1_1 gene encoding sphingosine N-acyltransferase subunit lip1, producing the protein MILNLVILFTFFSTIFAAPTVLTPPTEDDFYSAPIGYEDAEPGEILKIRNTPHPLTSIYFPISIKNSWQVLVRSEDSFGNPNVIATTIMEPYDADPNKVLSYQTFEDSADLDCSPSYGFQQGAPLSTIATQIDMTLIVLALQEGYYVVSPDYEGPKSTFTVGRQSGKATLNSIRATLNSGNFTGIEEDAQVAMWGYSGGSLASGWAAALQPTYAPELKENLIGVALGGFVTNITATAESVDGGLAAGLIPVALTGLANEYNLTDFLFENANQSQINEIKQANQYCLANAVIHYFGDDILTGEYPLFPEGFGLLNVPTLHEVVQENCLVSMNKTMVPEIPVFVYHGTLDQIIPIKDVRTTYKNWCDWGIESFEFAEDLLNGHITETIIGAPAAWTWLQKRFNGEAPVKGCQHTTRLENLFYPNVTDSTLDYLNGLINAVNYYKLGDPGVAADSVNITTVENFFMDIWNYF; encoded by the coding sequence ATGATTTTAAATCTTGTCATTTTATTTACCTTCTTTAGCACAATCTTTGCCGCTCCAACAGTGCTAACACCACCCACAGAAGATGATTTTTACTCCGCACCAATTGGCTACGAAGATGCTGAGCCAGGTGAGATCTTGAAGATAAGAAACACCCCGCACCCATTGACTAGCATATATTTTCCCATCTCAATCAAAAATTCCTGGCAGGTATTGGTGAGATCCGAAGACTCGTTTGGAAACCCTAATGTtatagcaacaacaattatgGAGCCATATGATGCTGATCCAAACAAAGTGTTGAGTTACCAAACTTTTGAAGATAGTGCAGATTTGGACTGCTCTCCGTCATATGGTTTTCAGCAAGGAGCACCATTGTCAACGATTGCTACTCAGATAGATATGACGCTCATTGTTTTGGCATTGCAAGAAGGCTACTACGTGGTGCTGCCCGATTACGAGGGTCCCAAATCAACATTCACTGTGGGAAGACAGTCTGGTAAGGCAACCTTGAATTCCATTAGAGCCACGCTCAACTCGGGAAATTTCACCGGAATTGAGGAAGATGCACAGGTTGCAATGTGGGGATATAGTGGAGGCTCTTTGGCCAGTGGATGGGCAGCAGCATTGCAACCTACATATGCACCcgaattgaaagaaaacttGATTGGCGTTGCGCTCGGAGGCTTTGTCACCAACATTACAGCCACTGCAGAGAGTGTTGATGGCGGATTAGCTGCAGGATTAATACCCGTTGCCTTAACCGGGTTGGCAAACGAGTACAACCTTACagattttttgtttgagaATGCTAATCAATCGCAGATTAATGAAATCAAACAGGCTAATCAATATTGTTTGGCTAACGCAGTGATCCATTACTTTGGCGACGATATACTCACTGGTGAGTATCCTTTGTTTCCTGAAGGCTTTGGTTTACTCAACGTTCCAACTTTGCACGAGGTTGTTCAAGAAAACTGTTTGGTCAGCATGAATAAAACTATGGTACCTGAAATACCGGTGTTTGTATACCATGGGACTTTGGACCAGATCATCCCAATCAAAGATGTTCGAACCACATACAAGAACTGGTGTGATTGGGGCATTGAGTCATTTGAGTTTGCCGAGGACTTGTTGAATGGACACATTACCGAGACAATAATAGGTGCGCCAGCAGCTTGGACctggttgcaaaaaagatttaACGGGGAGGCACCGGTAAAAGGGTGCCAACACACTACAAGGTTGGAGAACTTGTTTTATCCTAACGTGACAGATAGTACACTCGATTACTTGAATGGTCTTATCAATGCCGTGAACTATTACAAATTGGGTGACCCTGGTGTTGCTGCAGATAGCGTCAATATCACAACTGTTGAAAATTTCTTTATGGATATCTGGAATtacttttaa
- the MUQ1 gene encoding choline phosphate cytidylyltransferase — MFERPEGIEHCRIWIDGCFDFTHHGHAGAMLQARQLGKELYVGVHSDEEILANKGPPVMTLDERMTAVEACKWSTRAIASAPYVTDPKVMKEYGCEYVVHGDDITTDANGEDCYQVVKDLGLFVVVKRTPNISTTDLVGRMLLMSKTHHYRDLNKDWRKLLTEENVEKFTKYATDATGLQPGSVVYLNTPDELQTIVDAGPREEQKQEQEQEQGKDSKYVYIDGGFDLFHPGHIEALKQVRRRAEELDANVIVGIHDDLTVNKYKGLNYPIMNIFERSLCVLQCRYVDGIVLNAPYIPSPDFFARIGNVIKVYHGPTDIGEDIYQEVKDKYETIPHHKYDNINTELIVSRVLKNKAAFEERQKKKGWKSEIEKVLEANERNTKGKVGTATSANPDANANTNTETRA; from the exons atgtTTGAGAGACCTGAAGGAATTGAGCATTGTCGAATATGGATAGATGGATGCTTTGACTTTACACATCACG GACACGCTGGAGCAATGCTTCAGGCACGCCAGCTAGGTAAAGAATTATATGTAGGTGTACACTCAGATGAAGAGATTCTTGCCAACAAAGGACCCCCAGTAATGACTCTTGACGAGAGAATGACTGCAGTTGAGGCATGTAAATGGTCAACTAGAGCAATCGCGAGTGCACCCTACGTCACTGACCCAAAAGTAATGAAAGAGTATGGCTGCGAATACGTTGTGCATGGAGACGATATTACAACTGATGCCAATGGTGAAGATTGTTACCAAGTAGTGAAGGACCTTGgtttatttgttgttgtgaaaAGAACCCCTAACATTTCCACAACTGATTTGGTTGGTagaatgttgttgatgctgaagACACATCATTATCGCGACTTGAATAAAGACTGGAGGAAATTGCTCACCGAGGAGAATGTAGAAAAATTCACCAAATATGCAACGGATGCAACTGGTTTGCAACCTGGATCAGTTGTATATTTAAATACACCTGACGAGTTGCAAACTATTGTTGATGCCGGTCCAAGGGAGGAGCAaaagcaagagcaagagcaagagcaaggAAAAGATTCAAAGTATGTTTATATTGATGGAGGATTTGACTTGTTTCATCCTGGACACATTGAGGCTTTAAAACAGGTTCGTCGCAGAGCAGAGGAGCTTGATGCCAACGTTATTGTTGGTATACACGATGACTTGACTGTCAACAAATATAAAGGGTTAAATTATCCTATCATGAATATTTTTGAAAGATCGTTATGTGTGTTGCAATGTCGGTATGTCGATGGAATTGTTTTGAATGCACCATATATACCAAGTCCCGATTTTTTTGCAAGGATTGGAAATGTTATCAAAGTTTATCATGGTCCAACAGATATTGGTGAGGATATATACCAGGAGGTGAAGGACAAATATGAGACTATCCCTCACCACAAATATGATAATATCAATACTGAACTAATTGTCAGCAGGGTATTAAAGAACAAGGCTGCAtttgaagaaagacaaaagaagaaagggtGGAAATCtgagattgaaaaagtttTAGAAGCCAACGAGCGAAACACTAAAGGTAAAGTGGGTACTGCCACTTCTGCAAATCCagatgcaaatgcaaataccAATACAGAGACTCGGGCCTAG